From the Streptomyces syringium genome, one window contains:
- the mshB gene encoding N-acetyl-1-D-myo-inositol-2-amino-2-deoxy-alpha-D-glucopyranoside deacetylase translates to MTDSSLLPGRRLLLVHAHPDDESINNGATMAKYAAEGAHVTLVTCTLGEEGEVIPPDLAHLAADRDDTLGPYRVAELAAAMKELGVTDHRFLGGPGRYRDSGMMGAPQNEHPGCFWRAEVDEAAAHLVEVIREIRPQVLVTYDPDGGYGHPDHIQAHRVAMRAVELAAEPVFRRDLGDPHAVPKVYWNCVPLSVVEAGFARLREQGKDMPFPGIASPADVPGVVPDDEVTAAVDSSPYAAAKAAAMRAHATQIAVDGPFFALSNDLGQPLLGDEYYRLVRGSSAAGREDDLFAGVA, encoded by the coding sequence ATGACCGACAGCTCCTTGTTGCCAGGCCGCCGGCTGCTCCTGGTGCACGCGCACCCGGACGACGAGTCGATCAACAACGGCGCGACCATGGCCAAGTACGCCGCCGAGGGCGCCCATGTCACGCTCGTGACGTGCACGCTCGGCGAAGAGGGCGAGGTGATCCCGCCCGATCTGGCGCACCTCGCCGCCGATCGCGACGACACCCTCGGCCCGTACCGCGTCGCCGAACTCGCCGCCGCGATGAAGGAGCTGGGCGTCACCGACCACCGCTTCCTCGGCGGACCCGGGCGGTACAGAGACTCCGGCATGATGGGCGCCCCGCAGAACGAGCACCCCGGCTGCTTCTGGCGGGCCGAGGTGGACGAGGCCGCCGCGCACCTCGTCGAGGTGATCCGCGAGATCCGGCCCCAGGTGCTCGTCACCTACGACCCGGACGGCGGCTACGGCCACCCCGACCACATCCAGGCCCACCGCGTCGCGATGCGCGCCGTCGAGCTGGCGGCGGAGCCGGTCTTCCGCCGGGACCTCGGCGATCCGCACGCCGTCCCCAAGGTCTACTGGAACTGCGTCCCGCTCTCGGTCGTCGAGGCGGGCTTCGCACGGCTGCGCGAGCAGGGCAAGGACATGCCCTTCCCGGGCATCGCCTCGCCCGCCGACGTGCCCGGTGTCGTGCCCGACGACGAGGTGACGGCCGCGGTCGACAGCTCTCCCTACGCCGCGGCGAAGGCGGCCGCGATGCGCGCCCACGCCACGCAGATCGCCGTGGACGGCCCCTTCTTCGCGCTCTCCAACGACCTCGGGCAGCCGCTGCTCGGCGACGAGTACTACCGGCTCGTCCGCGGCTCGTCCGCGGCCGGCCGCGAGGACGACCTCTTCGCGGGGGTGGCCTGA
- a CDS encoding DUF6113 family protein → MKGLTPQLGFGRIAAFAGLAVLGALVGVAGSLVQGGWFPGGLLLALLGIAALCYGGVTATGSRSGGVAPGVGWLLAVLMLTASRPEGDFLFGAGLGSYAFLLGGMVVAVICATVPKLSQPGGPSVRLGK, encoded by the coding sequence ATGAAGGGTCTCACTCCACAGCTCGGTTTCGGCCGGATCGCGGCGTTCGCCGGACTTGCCGTGCTAGGGGCCCTGGTCGGCGTCGCCGGGTCGCTGGTGCAAGGCGGCTGGTTCCCCGGCGGGTTGCTGCTCGCGCTGCTCGGCATCGCCGCGCTCTGCTACGGCGGAGTGACGGCCACCGGGAGCAGATCCGGCGGTGTGGCACCCGGGGTCGGCTGGCTGCTCGCCGTGCTGATGCTGACGGCGAGCCGCCCGGAGGGGGACTTCCTCTTCGGGGCCGGACTCGGCTCGTACGCCTTTCTGCTGGGCGGAATGGTCGTGGCTGTGATCTGCGCCACGGTGCCCAAACTGTCGCAACCGGGCGGACCGTCGGTCCGACTTGGGAAGTGA